One segment of Aquimarina sp. BL5 DNA contains the following:
- a CDS encoding TetR/AcrR family transcriptional regulator gives MHTKAEQTAEFIITTVAPIFNKNGYAATSLSDITKATGLTKGAIYGNFKNKEELAIAAFTMTVKNMLRRIRDHQTHSDSSIEKLFLVTDFYRNYYDYSQELGGCPVLNMGVDAKHQNIALFKYVQYTINKIQNNLALLIDNGIQAGEIQYEIDSILYAKRLYTMIVGAIFMTHTMEDSSYLLQTMDQIDAIIINELKL, from the coding sequence ATGCACACCAAAGCCGAACAAACTGCTGAATTCATTATTACTACGGTTGCACCTATTTTTAATAAAAATGGGTATGCAGCAACCAGTTTAAGTGATATAACTAAAGCTACTGGATTGACAAAAGGCGCTATTTATGGAAATTTTAAAAATAAAGAAGAACTAGCTATTGCGGCTTTTACGATGACTGTAAAAAACATGCTAAGACGTATTAGAGATCATCAAACTCATAGTGATTCTTCAATCGAAAAGTTATTTTTGGTTACTGATTTCTACCGTAATTATTATGATTACAGTCAAGAGCTTGGAGGTTGCCCTGTACTTAATATGGGAGTAGATGCTAAACACCAAAATATTGCTCTTTTTAAGTATGTGCAGTATACCATTAATAAAATACAGAATAACTTAGCACTGCTTATAGATAACGGAATACAAGCCGGAGAAATACAATACGAAATTGATTCTATTCTATATGCTAAAAGATTATACACTATGATTGTCGGTGCTATTTTTATGACACATACCATGGAAGATAGTAGTTATCTTCTGCAAACAATGGATCAAATAGACGCCATTATCATAAACGAATTAAAGCTTTAA
- a CDS encoding cellulase family glycosylhydrolase: MKLKFTFRNQFSLFTFLLIGIFTFNSSIYSQTVVEKYGRLQVNGSHVTAENGDKISLAGMSLFWSNAGDGGDFYNSQTVNHLADDWKNPIIRAALGVKETWDGGTGYIDNTAAQKAKIRTVIDAAIAKGVYVIIDWHTHAAEVYKDEAVAFFTEMAELYGNNDHVIYEIYNEPINQSWSDVKSYATDVIAGIRSKDPDNLIIVGSPTWSQDVDKAAADPIIGDPNLAYTLHFYANTHKQFLRDRALAAMNSGIALFVTEWGTTDASGNGGYNPQESEIWLNFMIENHISYVNWTVSHKNEDSCVVSPGAGIQGLTNGNLTTSGIFIRNHLISRAETLSIDDFTIDNVKLSLDQNPVKDMLSVNSTIVIDDLTIFDMNGRSVFYENINQNNPQVNIGNLQTGNYILKVSSNNVSTTTKFVKL; this comes from the coding sequence ATGAAACTCAAATTTACATTTAGAAATCAATTTTCATTATTCACATTTTTACTTATCGGAATATTCACTTTCAATTCCTCTATTTACTCACAGACGGTTGTAGAGAAATATGGTCGATTACAAGTAAATGGTAGTCACGTTACCGCGGAAAACGGAGACAAGATAAGTCTTGCTGGAATGAGCCTATTCTGGAGTAATGCAGGCGATGGTGGTGACTTTTACAATAGTCAAACAGTAAACCATTTGGCTGATGATTGGAAAAACCCTATCATTCGAGCAGCGCTCGGCGTTAAAGAAACCTGGGATGGAGGAACTGGCTATATTGATAATACAGCTGCTCAAAAAGCAAAAATTAGAACCGTTATAGATGCAGCTATAGCCAAAGGTGTTTATGTAATTATAGATTGGCATACACACGCAGCAGAGGTATATAAAGATGAAGCTGTAGCTTTCTTTACCGAAATGGCAGAGTTGTATGGAAATAATGATCACGTTATCTATGAGATCTATAATGAACCAATAAACCAATCTTGGAGTGATGTTAAAAGTTATGCTACTGATGTAATTGCTGGTATACGCTCTAAAGATCCAGATAATTTAATAATAGTAGGTAGCCCAACCTGGTCACAAGATGTAGACAAAGCAGCGGCAGATCCTATTATCGGAGATCCTAATTTGGCTTACACCTTGCACTTCTATGCTAATACTCATAAACAATTTTTACGAGATCGAGCATTAGCCGCTATGAATAGTGGTATCGCATTATTTGTTACTGAATGGGGAACAACTGATGCCAGTGGAAATGGAGGATACAACCCTCAAGAATCAGAAATCTGGTTAAACTTTATGATTGAAAATCATATCAGTTATGTAAATTGGACGGTCTCTCACAAAAATGAAGATTCATGTGTTGTGAGTCCTGGTGCAGGCATCCAAGGGCTTACAAATGGAAATCTTACAACATCAGGTATTTTTATCAGAAATCATTTAATTTCTCGGGCGGAAACGTTGAGCATAGATGATTTTACTATTGATAATGTAAAACTTTCATTAGATCAAAATCCCGTAAAGGACATGCTCTCGGTAAATTCTACTATCGTAATTGATGATCTTACTATTTTTGATATGAACGGAAGATCTGTTTTTTATGAAAATATCAATCAAAA
- a CDS encoding endonuclease — MKNIYLLVFTILFFHFSFAQVVINELDSDTPSTDTQEFIELKSNTPNFSLDGLVLVLFNGSTSGGDSSYFTLDLDGYTTDVNGIFLIGGPEVSPVPDFLLFENTIQNGADAAAIYIGNDVDFPEGTVATTTNLLDALIHDTDDADDTGLMALLGLMEQINEDENNNKTTESIQRKDDGTYEVKTPTPGALNDGSGVQFNGIIISTSLDEYNEGDSIDIVFTTEMNVTSDLTFDVTIINEGFMNSDYSGSTSVTIPTGMNTATNTIQIVDDSDDEGDEVMKITFGAIPSGFVRLNDNKELRITDNDFTVASWGTPVNPTFGNVVNTAPENYYNSLEGLADTALAQAIQNIIADPTTVRTHSYADIVEILSSADQSPENSNQVWLLYTEQNRAKLDFAGFTDGSDTWNREHTYPRSRGEFADYREFDDIADGMSGFFTTNADSLRHANSDAHGLRVTDSNENSSRGNQHYGEYNGPVATQGSWKGDVARGIFFLVTRYKALQVVNGFPDDTDNSISELGDLTTLLDWHRNDPPDDFEMNRNNIIYTWQFNRNPFIDLPNLVEYIWGDNIGETWSNTLSVNENERLDFSVYPNPASDYITLLANGKHGDVEIFDALGNRLVTQSFNETTRIPLNLSAGLYLMRIYQDNTSVTKRIIIK, encoded by the coding sequence ATGAAGAACATCTATCTTTTAGTTTTCACTATATTATTTTTTCACTTTTCTTTCGCACAGGTTGTAATTAATGAATTAGACTCTGATACGCCTAGTACTGATACTCAAGAATTCATAGAATTAAAATCCAACACCCCTAATTTTTCTTTGGATGGATTGGTTTTGGTACTGTTTAATGGTTCTACTAGTGGAGGTGATTCCAGTTACTTTACACTCGATCTCGACGGTTATACTACAGATGTTAATGGAATTTTCTTAATAGGTGGTCCAGAAGTTTCACCAGTACCAGATTTTTTATTATTCGAAAACACTATACAAAATGGAGCTGATGCGGCGGCAATTTATATAGGTAATGACGTTGATTTTCCAGAGGGAACAGTCGCCACTACAACTAATTTACTGGATGCATTAATACACGATACTGATGATGCGGATGATACAGGGCTCATGGCTTTGTTAGGATTAATGGAACAAATCAATGAGGATGAAAATAATAATAAAACTACAGAGTCTATTCAGCGAAAAGATGATGGTACCTATGAGGTGAAAACTCCAACTCCAGGAGCTCTTAATGATGGAAGTGGAGTTCAGTTTAATGGAATTATCATTAGTACCTCATTAGACGAATATAATGAAGGGGATAGTATTGATATTGTCTTTACTACAGAGATGAATGTTACAAGCGACCTCACTTTTGATGTGACAATTATTAATGAAGGTTTTATGAACTCTGATTATTCTGGTAGTACATCTGTAACTATTCCAACAGGAATGAATACTGCTACTAATACTATTCAGATCGTTGATGATTCGGATGATGAAGGCGATGAGGTAATGAAGATCACTTTTGGGGCAATTCCTTCTGGATTTGTACGTCTTAATGATAATAAAGAGTTAAGAATCACGGATAATGATTTTACTGTAGCGTCTTGGGGTACTCCAGTGAATCCAACTTTTGGTAATGTTGTAAATACTGCACCCGAAAATTATTATAATTCTTTAGAAGGATTGGCAGATACTGCTTTGGCCCAAGCAATTCAGAATATTATAGCAGACCCTACAACAGTAAGAACTCATTCTTATGCAGATATTGTCGAGATTTTAAGTAGTGCAGATCAAAGCCCTGAAAATAGTAATCAAGTTTGGTTGTTATACACGGAACAAAATCGTGCGAAATTAGATTTTGCAGGTTTTACAGATGGAAGTGATACCTGGAATCGAGAACATACATACCCTAGATCTAGAGGAGAATTTGCAGACTACAGAGAGTTTGATGACATAGCGGATGGTATGTCTGGATTTTTTACCACAAATGCGGATTCATTACGTCATGCTAATTCAGATGCACACGGTTTGAGGGTTACAGATTCTAATGAGAATAGTTCTAGAGGAAATCAACATTATGGAGAGTATAATGGTCCAGTGGCAACTCAGGGGAGTTGGAAAGGTGATGTGGCTAGAGGTATTTTTTTCCTTGTAACTAGGTATAAAGCTTTGCAAGTTGTTAATGGTTTTCCTGATGATACGGATAACTCCATATCCGAGCTCGGTGATTTAACAACTTTATTGGATTGGCATAGAAATGATCCACCGGATGATTTTGAAATGAATCGTAATAATATTATTTATACTTGGCAATTTAATCGCAATCCATTTATTGATCTACCAAATCTTGTAGAATATATTTGGGGTGATAATATAGGAGAAACTTGGTCTAATACATTATCTGTAAATGAGAATGAAAGGCTTGATTTTTCTGTTTACCCAAATCCAGCAAGTGATTATATTACTTTATTGGCAAATGGAAAACACGGAGATGTTGAAATTTTTGATGCCTTAGGAAATAGATTAGTTACTCAATCCTTTAATGAGACAACACGGATACCTCTTAATCTATCTGCAGGATTATATTTGATGAGAATATATCAGGATAATACTTCAGTAACGAAAAGAATTATTATTAAGTAA
- a CDS encoding thioesterase family protein, translating into MTTLPKILESKTKIRFQHCDPFNHLNNAEYINYMINAREDQIIDHYNLDLFKMAQTQGISWVVGTNQIAYLRPAFLMENIIIDSQLFSYTENELHVEIRMWNHDKTELKAVMWSSFVHFNLLKQKRWNHTSELMELFNSVLNPLEATTFNKRILQLKPQKV; encoded by the coding sequence ATGACAACCTTACCTAAAATACTAGAAAGCAAAACTAAAATTAGATTTCAACATTGCGACCCTTTTAACCATCTCAATAATGCAGAGTATATTAATTATATGATCAATGCCAGAGAAGATCAAATAATTGATCATTACAACCTAGATCTTTTTAAAATGGCACAAACACAAGGCATAAGTTGGGTTGTTGGCACTAACCAAATTGCTTACTTACGTCCGGCATTCTTAATGGAAAATATCATCATTGACTCTCAACTTTTCTCTTACACAGAAAACGAATTACATGTAGAGATACGTATGTGGAATCACGATAAAACAGAGTTAAAAGCAGTGATGTGGAGTTCTTTTGTACATTTCAATTTATTAAAACAGAAACGTTGGAATCATACTTCCGAACTAATGGAGTTGTTTAATTCTGTATTAAATCCTTTAGAAGCAACAACGTTTAATAAAAGAATTTTACAATTAAAACCGCAAAAGGTGTAA